The Brachionichthys hirsutus isolate HB-005 chromosome 8, CSIRO-AGI_Bhir_v1, whole genome shotgun sequence genome contains a region encoding:
- the LOC137898081 gene encoding solute carrier family 2, facilitated glucose transporter member 11-like, translating into MRSETINACWKNLWPEVANDRKGFFLKDHQRAAVNRSVRLPTLRGGEGFKAATEDKFEEPVIKGSPARVQTAPGTGLTYCRKCKPGSDFDRTGRPVSALQYWRLYLLTLVLGIGGSFQVGVQYAIIPHPEVHVHKFVNQTWISRYGVPVADSTNQLIWSFIVSVFSLGGLAGALTGTKLAVTYGRKKTLWLNNILAVVAALLVLFSRMAESFEMILLSRIIFGFNNGVGLNVHLMYIGECSPNKLRGFLTSTVSIFAVFGKVFGQIIGIKEILGSEEMWPYLLAISGLPAILQFVTLPFFPEAARYLYIDKGDVDGTKKSLRWLWQEDSLKMVLEDMQKEKESKEREEIKTIKDVLTSQCVRWQLMTLILPCSLVNFCGITALYFYAFDIFRTSGVPEGLIHYLTIGIGMTELISVIIGSFLLGCASKKRMVGSCYVLSGITMSILTVTLSIKHLASWIPYVSIALIFLFVWIFGLGPAGGCLSLPADIFLQAWRPPAYVILGIIFWLSVFILGMTFGYTVDGLGQYCFLFFVTYCILSGSFVLRFVPETNGKAIMEITEEYNKLNYKNKSTDDSKNIDKIR; encoded by the exons ATGAGATCTGAAACGATCAACGCTTGCTGGAAGAATCTGTGGCCAGAAGTGGCCAATGATCGCAAGGGCTTTTTCCTTAAAGACCATCAAAGAGCAGCCGTAAACAGGTCCGTGCGACTGCCGACGCTCCGAGGCGGGGAGGGCTTCAAGGCTGCAACCGAGGACAAGTTTGAGG aaccggtgataaagggcagccctgccaGAGTCCAAACTGCGCCTGGAACTGGTTTGACTTACTGCCGGAAATGCAAACCAGGCTCTGACTTTGATCGTACAGGTAGGCCCGTTTCAGCA CTGCAATACTGGAGGCTGTACTTGCTGACACTGGTGTTAGGAATTGGGGGATCATTTCAAGTTGGGGTTCAATATGCAATCATCCCTCACCCAGAAGTG CATGTTCACAAATTTGTGAACCAAACGTGGATATCGAGGTACGGCGTTCCAGTTGCTGATTCTACCAACCAGCTCATCTGGTCCTTCATTGTGTCAGTGTTCAGTCTTGGAGGCCTGGCTGGGGCTCTCACCGGCACCAAGCTTGCTGTCACATATGGACG GAAAAAAACTCTTTGGTTGAACAATATTTTGGCAGTTGTCGCTGCTCTACTCGTACTCTTCAGTCGCATGGCGGAATCTTTTGAGATGATCTTGCTCTCAAGAATTATATTTGGATTTAATAATG GTGTGGGTCTGAATGTGCATCTCATGTACATCGGGGAATGTTCTCCAAACAAGCTCAGAGGTTTCCTGACTTCCACTGTCTCAATTTTTGCTGTATTTGGAAAAGTCTTTGGTCAAATTATTGGCATAAA GGAGATATTGGGTTCAGAAGAAATGTGGCCATATCTCTTGGCTATTAGTGGTCTTCCTGCCATCCTGCAGTTTGTGACGCTGCCTTTCTTCCCTGAGGCAGCTCGATACCTTTACATTGATAAAGGAGATGTTGATGGAACCAAAAAAT CCTTGCGGTGGCTGTGGCAGGAAGATAGTTTAAAGATGGTGCTTGAGGacatgcagaaagagaaagaaagcaaagagcGAGAGGAGATAAAGACGATAAAGGATGTTCTCACTTCTCAATGTGTGCGATGGCAACTAATGACGCTGATCCTCCCATGTTCCCTTGTTAACTTCTGTGGAATCACTGCA CTGTATTTCTATGCCTTTGACATCTTCCGTACGTCAGGAGTGCCAGAGGGACTGATACACTACTTGACCATTGGTATCGGAATGACGGAGCTAATTTCCGTGATAATTGGT TCTTTCCTTTTAGGTTGTGCGAGCAAAAAGAGGATGGTAGGCTCCTGCTATGTGTTGTCGGGTATCACCATGTCCATACTTACTGTCACACTGTCCATCAAG CATCTAGCTTCGTGGATTCCATATGTCAGCATTGCCTTGATCTTTTTATTCGTCTGGATTTTTGGACTTGGTCCAG CTGGAGGGTGTTTGTCTCTCCCTGCTGACATATTTCTACAAGCCTGGCGTCCTCCAGCTTATGTGATCCTTGGGATCATCTTCTGGTTGAGTGTCTTTATTTTGGGAATGACATTTGGCTACACCGTG GATGGACTCGGCCAGTACTGCTTCCTATTTTTTGTGACTTACTGCATTTTGAGTGGATCATTTGTGCTACGTTTTGTCCCAGAAACCAATGGAAAAGCAATAATGGAGATCACTGAGGAGTATAACAAATTGAATTATAAGAACAAGAGCACTGAT gattctaaaaatatagataaaatacggtaa